The following are from one region of the Candidatus Manganitrophaceae bacterium genome:
- a CDS encoding isoprenylcysteine carboxylmethyltransferase family protein, producing MSGTIRRLIREHRRRWTILLGLIFFLLSSPSLLSLKIGLPIVLLGEGLRTWASGFLEKNIFLQTRGPYAMTRHPLYLGNLVIGIGFAFMGNSFLGGAFLLAGLSIIFTITMYDEETTLFKRFGESYEDYVNRVPRLFPRWKYFDFKGFQWSRVMVNRELARWQRIVGGVLLFLIKGWLI from the coding sequence GTGAGCGGTACGATCCGCCGGTTGATTAGAGAGCATCGGAGAAGATGGACTATTTTATTGGGACTTATTTTTTTCCTCCTTTCCTCTCCCTCGCTGCTCTCATTGAAGATTGGACTCCCCATTGTTCTTCTGGGAGAAGGGCTTCGGACCTGGGCCTCGGGCTTTCTGGAGAAAAATATATTTTTGCAAACCCGAGGGCCTTACGCCATGACGCGACACCCGCTTTACCTCGGAAATCTTGTTATCGGGATTGGCTTCGCTTTCATGGGAAACAGCTTCCTGGGGGGAGCATTTTTGTTGGCAGGCCTGTCCATTATTTTTACAATAACGATGTATGATGAGGAAACCACTCTTTTTAAGCGTTTTGGAGAAAGCTATGAAGATTATGTTAATCGTGTCCCCAGATTATTTCCCCGTTGGAAGTATTTTGATTTTAAAGGGTTTCAGTGGAGTCGGGTCATGGTAAACCGTGAATTGGCGCGTTGGCAGAGAATCGTCGGAGGGGTTCTTCTTTTTTTAATAAAGGGATGGCTTATATAG
- a CDS encoding Trm112 family protein: MSIGRDLLDILACPKCKGEIHLNEKEDGILCVSCGLMYPIRNDIPVMLIDEAVKVEGPPG, encoded by the coding sequence ATGTCAATAGGTCGTGATCTTTTAGATATTCTCGCATGTCCTAAATGCAAAGGGGAAATCCATTTAAATGAAAAGGAGGACGGGATCCTCTGTGTATCGTGCGGTCTAATGTACCCCATCCGGAATGATATTCCGGTGATGTTGATCGACGAAGCGGTCAAGGTGGAAGGTCCTCCGGGGTGA
- a CDS encoding glycosyltransferase family 9 protein, whose amino-acid sequence MKDSTFLKENRSPRVAVVKLGSIGDCIHMLPVMRALRRNIPKAYIVWVVEEKAKEVLLDQDGIDDLVVIDTKLWRRLLKSGRGIAVYNMVNALRKRLSDYRFDFAIDGQGLLKSGFITLMTKAPCRIGFSRKACREGINTLFTTCRVVPSGLHVIEQNLSLLGGMGITDRSVSFNFTLPPSAIARIVQWRREVGFDSRMPLVALHLGAGFETKQWPEESFLRLAEMLLEKEGIPVVITSGEGHSKKVESFVQRKSKRLILAPLFRLQELAALYQSCRVVVAGDTGPLHLAVSVGCQTVSLFGPSEAGRSGPYGKGHCVHQQQCICRGSSPYFPRRCRQSRSCIEKIGIEEVFDSVKMLVKEGVCQ is encoded by the coding sequence TTGAAAGACAGCACTTTCCTGAAAGAGAACCGGAGTCCCAGGGTTGCGGTTGTAAAACTCGGTTCTATCGGGGATTGTATTCATATGCTTCCAGTAATGAGGGCGTTGCGACGGAATATTCCGAAGGCGTATATCGTCTGGGTGGTTGAGGAGAAGGCGAAGGAAGTGCTTCTGGATCAGGATGGAATCGATGATCTCGTTGTTATTGATACCAAGTTATGGCGGCGCTTGCTTAAGTCGGGTAGAGGAATCGCAGTCTATAATATGGTGAATGCCCTTAGAAAACGTTTGTCCGATTATCGGTTTGATTTTGCCATAGATGGCCAGGGTTTGCTTAAGAGTGGATTCATTACACTCATGACAAAGGCTCCCTGCCGGATTGGGTTTTCGCGGAAGGCCTGCCGTGAAGGGATCAATACCCTGTTCACGACCTGTCGTGTGGTGCCATCTGGTCTGCATGTGATAGAACAGAACCTTTCATTGTTGGGAGGTATGGGGATCACGGACCGGTCTGTCTCCTTTAATTTTACGCTACCGCCTTCTGCGATTGCACGTATTGTCCAATGGCGGAGAGAAGTCGGCTTCGATTCTCGTATGCCGCTCGTTGCCCTTCATCTTGGCGCTGGTTTTGAAACAAAGCAGTGGCCTGAAGAATCTTTTTTGCGACTCGCGGAAATGTTGCTTGAAAAAGAAGGAATTCCTGTCGTGATCACTTCAGGGGAAGGGCATTCGAAAAAAGTGGAGTCCTTCGTTCAGAGAAAAAGCAAGAGACTTATACTTGCCCCCCTCTTCCGACTGCAGGAGCTCGCGGCTCTTTATCAAAGTTGTAGGGTTGTCGTGGCCGGGGATACAGGGCCCCTCCACCTGGCAGTTTCGGTCGGATGTCAGACGGTAAGCTTGTTCGGCCCTTCGGAGGCGGGTCGAAGTGGGCCTTATGGGAAGGGACACTGTGTTCACCAACAACAATGCATCTGCAGAGGTTCCTCCCCCTATTTCCCGAGACGCTGTCGGCAAAGTAGGAGCTGTATAGAAAAGATAGGTATCGAAGAGGTGTTTGATTCAGTTAAGATGCTGGTGAAGGAGGGTGTATGTCAATAG
- the waaF gene encoding lipopolysaccharide heptosyltransferase II gives MPVMSKKILIRMPNWIGDAVMAIPTLSALRTRFDGAQITLLAKSSVAALFDNHPDVDRVLVYEDKGKHRGVIGLWRLIRSLRKECFDLAFLLQNAFEAALIAAAAGIPARVGYAADGRSFLLTRSLQKKGAPHHQRESYLALMKLVDGRPLASPPFLVVSEEERSTAFKFLDSYGIKEEDCLIGIHPGAAYGSAKRWLPERFAAVADQVVDRFQAKVVIFGGPLETDIAATVQEAMKTPSLVLAGKTSLREMMALMEKCRLFITNDSGPMHVGSALGIHVVAIFGPTDPTRTSPAGVHTRIIQKKVDCSPCKARECPIDHPCMTDVSSEEVFQAATRSLDGFRGKSGAVFLDRDGTINEDVGYLSRLDQFLLIPGAVSGIAKLNRESIPVFLVTNQSGVGRGFFPEEFVWEAHCHLQGLLAKEGAVLDGIYYCPHSPEKTKCRCRKPSMGMIERAVLEHHVDLSQSYIVGDKPTDMALAREGIKSVLVQTGEGRGALQALSRLGRPPDRVSENLKAAVEWILRDIREETD, from the coding sequence ATGCCGGTCATGAGTAAGAAAATTTTGATTCGAATGCCGAACTGGATTGGTGATGCGGTGATGGCGATCCCGACGCTCTCAGCCCTAAGAACCCGGTTTGATGGCGCTCAGATTACCCTACTGGCGAAGTCATCCGTTGCTGCGCTCTTTGACAACCATCCTGATGTGGATCGCGTCCTGGTTTATGAAGATAAGGGAAAGCATCGAGGTGTGATCGGGTTGTGGAGGTTGATCCGCTCTCTTCGGAAAGAGTGTTTTGACCTCGCATTTCTCCTGCAGAATGCCTTTGAGGCGGCTCTCATTGCGGCGGCGGCCGGTATCCCGGCTCGTGTTGGATATGCAGCGGATGGGCGATCATTTTTGTTAACACGTTCGTTGCAGAAGAAAGGCGCACCACATCACCAGCGGGAGTCCTATCTTGCCCTGATGAAATTGGTCGATGGTCGACCCCTTGCAAGCCCTCCTTTTCTTGTGGTCTCGGAGGAAGAAAGAAGTACGGCCTTTAAATTTCTGGATTCATACGGTATCAAGGAAGAAGATTGCCTGATTGGCATTCATCCCGGTGCGGCCTATGGATCGGCAAAGCGCTGGCTTCCAGAGCGCTTTGCCGCCGTAGCCGATCAAGTGGTGGATCGTTTCCAGGCAAAGGTGGTCATTTTTGGCGGACCGCTTGAAACCGATATCGCAGCCACGGTTCAGGAAGCCATGAAGACCCCGTCTCTTGTTCTGGCCGGAAAAACAAGCTTAAGAGAGATGATGGCCTTGATGGAAAAATGCCGTCTCTTTATCACCAACGATTCAGGACCGATGCATGTGGGGTCGGCATTGGGTATTCACGTGGTCGCGATATTTGGTCCGACGGACCCGACCCGGACCTCACCTGCCGGAGTACATACACGGATTATACAAAAAAAGGTCGATTGTTCGCCCTGTAAGGCGCGGGAATGCCCGATTGATCACCCTTGTATGACGGATGTTTCTTCTGAGGAGGTTTTTCAGGCTGCGACAAGGTCTCTTGACGGATTTCGGGGAAAATCGGGTGCGGTTTTTTTGGATCGTGATGGGACGATTAATGAAGATGTTGGATATCTGAGTCGTCTTGATCAATTCCTCCTTATTCCAGGGGCGGTTTCCGGGATCGCGAAATTAAACCGGGAGAGTATTCCGGTCTTCCTGGTTACCAATCAATCTGGGGTGGGACGCGGTTTCTTTCCGGAGGAATTTGTCTGGGAGGCCCATTGTCATCTACAGGGTCTTTTAGCGAAAGAGGGGGCTGTGCTGGATGGCATCTACTATTGTCCTCATTCCCCTGAAAAGACAAAGTGTCGCTGTCGGAAGCCCTCAATGGGAATGATTGAGAGGGCAGTTCTGGAGCATCATGTCGATCTTTCCCAGTCTTATATTGTTGGAGATAAACCAACGGATATGGCTCTGGCCCGCGAAGGGATCAAGAGTGTTCTGGTTCAGACCGGAGAGGGAAGGGGGGCACTTCAAGCGTTGTCCCGACTAGGGCGGCCGCCCGATCGTGTTTCAGAGAACTTGAAGGCCGCAGTCGAATGGATTTTGCGAGATATTCGAGAAGAGACTGATTGA
- the lpxK gene encoding tetraacyldisaccharide 4'-kinase has protein sequence MISVRSSGIWIGYQNGWIGSKLDLKSIQDEEVEGQDALGGSVPEIIRPSLRAGWFLKWIWTQKGVLFDTILLPLTLLGWLYGLVSRIRVVLYKNGILPQRRVDAFVISIGNITVGGTGKTPLTIYLAREWKKKGCSVGIVSRGYRREDKRSIVLVSDGSRICETVSAVGDEPTLMAERLEGVPIIVSTDRFEGCQWLIQNFKIDVILLDDGFQHLRLQRNMNILIVDASNPFGNRRLLPRGPLREPLSAIQRADLVIFTRVDRGCNFEEVHQEMTRSGRRVLQSIFRSTGLIHLNTGLRYPVSDVKNYPIFCMCGIGNPESFVRSMRVLGAQVKGEIFFGDHHAYKPTDFLEIGRQVSISGAGRVVTTEKDAAKIKPFLPLDLEIWVLQIDVVFLDDPKDCQALLFDMDKVKKNISRS, from the coding sequence ATAATCTCGGTGCGGTCGAGCGGAATCTGGATCGGATATCAAAATGGGTGGATAGGATCGAAATTGGACTTGAAATCCATTCAGGATGAAGAGGTAGAAGGACAAGATGCTCTTGGGGGATCCGTTCCTGAAATCATTCGGCCTTCACTCAGGGCGGGCTGGTTCTTAAAATGGATCTGGACTCAAAAAGGGGTTCTGTTCGATACGATTTTGCTTCCCCTGACCCTGCTTGGATGGTTATATGGGCTTGTTTCCCGAATACGTGTGGTTCTTTACAAAAATGGAATCCTCCCACAGAGACGGGTCGATGCGTTTGTCATTAGTATTGGAAATATCACCGTGGGGGGGACAGGCAAGACACCCTTAACCATCTATCTTGCGAGGGAGTGGAAGAAGAAGGGATGCTCAGTAGGTATCGTCAGCCGAGGATACCGGAGAGAAGACAAGCGTTCTATCGTTCTGGTGTCGGATGGTTCCAGAATTTGTGAAACAGTTTCCGCTGTCGGGGATGAGCCCACTCTGATGGCGGAACGGCTTGAAGGTGTTCCCATCATCGTTTCGACGGACCGCTTTGAAGGATGTCAGTGGCTGATTCAAAATTTTAAGATCGATGTGATACTACTTGATGATGGGTTTCAACATCTCAGGCTTCAGCGTAATATGAATATTCTTATTGTGGATGCCTCAAACCCGTTTGGGAATCGCCGTCTCCTCCCTCGGGGTCCACTTCGGGAGCCGCTTTCAGCGATTCAACGGGCAGATCTGGTTATCTTCACCCGTGTAGATCGAGGTTGTAATTTTGAGGAGGTGCACCAGGAGATGACGCGTTCCGGCCGCCGGGTGCTTCAGAGTATATTCCGGTCGACTGGATTGATCCACTTAAATACCGGACTAAGATACCCTGTTTCTGATGTTAAAAATTATCCCATCTTCTGTATGTGCGGTATCGGAAATCCTGAATCCTTTGTGAGATCCATGCGTGTGTTGGGGGCCCAGGTGAAAGGCGAAATATTTTTTGGAGACCATCACGCCTATAAGCCCACTGACTTTTTGGAGATCGGGAGGCAGGTTTCTATAAGTGGTGCCGGGAGGGTGGTGACGACTGAAAAAGATGCGGCCAAAATAAAGCCCTTTTTACCTCTGGATCTGGAGATTTGGGTACTGCAGATTGATGTTGTTTTCCTTGATGACCCTAAGGATTGTCAGGCGCTTTTATTTGATATGGATAAAGTAAAGAAAAATATTTCTCGTAGTTAA
- a CDS encoding 3-deoxy-D-manno-octulosonic acid transferase, with protein sequence MGKGRLACSKKRGKTFYYAIYQVLLVLILPFSLLFLLVRIILRPPYRSGIAQRFGLYPKGYFKPLQGKRVFWVHAVSVGEVISSGVLVQSLREQYPDAAIVFSTVTPTGQAAARRRLQGVDLFVYFPFDLIWVTRSLVRRISPAIFIFFETEVWPNCLLSLSEKGVPAIMLNGRISARSFRRYRLVRFFLRHVLNGVSLFLMQTEGDVERIVEMGAPPERVERTGNMKYDQAVSGRTGERAGDLDTKHEETQIRAELRLRESEIFMIAGSTHEGEEKAVLEAFSLIAASGPRPVLLIAPRHLERLTRVEELITQEGYLSVRKTRMRDSGSDRDKEKPEIILLDTLGELDRYYPVADLIFVGGSLVPVGGHNVLEVAACRKPVFFGPHMKNFQEISDQLQRSGGGISVSDGKTLGERMAWLMLHPEEYEKKGESAYLVVLNNLGAVERNLDRISKWVDRIEIGLEIHSG encoded by the coding sequence ATGGGGAAAGGCAGGTTAGCGTGTAGCAAGAAAAGGGGAAAGACCTTTTATTATGCCATTTACCAAGTGCTCTTGGTTCTGATTTTACCCTTCAGTCTTCTTTTTCTCCTCGTACGGATTATACTTCGTCCACCTTACCGCTCCGGAATCGCACAACGTTTTGGCTTATATCCGAAAGGTTATTTTAAACCACTTCAAGGAAAAAGAGTTTTCTGGGTTCATGCCGTTTCTGTCGGAGAAGTCATCTCGTCTGGCGTGTTGGTCCAATCCCTTCGGGAGCAGTACCCTGATGCGGCCATTGTCTTCTCAACAGTGACCCCTACGGGACAGGCGGCGGCCCGGAGACGTCTTCAGGGGGTTGACCTTTTTGTCTACTTCCCTTTTGATTTGATCTGGGTGACGCGGTCCCTCGTACGTCGGATCTCACCGGCGATTTTCATCTTTTTTGAGACAGAGGTCTGGCCAAACTGCCTCCTCTCCCTCTCGGAAAAGGGGGTTCCTGCAATCATGTTGAATGGTCGGATTTCAGCAAGGAGTTTTCGCCGCTACCGGCTTGTGCGATTCTTCTTAAGGCATGTGCTGAATGGGGTATCTCTTTTTTTGATGCAGACCGAGGGTGATGTCGAGAGGATTGTTGAAATGGGGGCGCCGCCTGAGCGTGTTGAAAGAACTGGAAATATGAAATATGATCAAGCCGTTTCAGGCCGCACCGGGGAAAGGGCCGGTGATCTGGATACAAAGCATGAAGAAACACAAATACGCGCAGAACTGAGGCTCCGGGAGAGCGAGATATTCATGATTGCCGGGAGCACACATGAAGGGGAAGAGAAGGCTGTCCTGGAGGCCTTCTCTTTAATCGCGGCCTCGGGCCCAAGACCTGTTCTTTTAATTGCGCCTCGTCATCTGGAGCGCTTGACCCGGGTGGAAGAACTCATTACTCAGGAGGGATACCTATCCGTTCGAAAAACAAGGATGAGGGATTCCGGGAGTGATCGGGATAAGGAAAAACCGGAAATTATTCTCCTTGATACTCTGGGAGAACTTGATCGTTACTACCCCGTTGCTGATCTTATTTTTGTGGGTGGCAGTCTGGTGCCCGTGGGCGGACATAATGTTCTCGAGGTCGCCGCATGCCGCAAGCCGGTATTTTTTGGCCCCCATATGAAGAATTTCCAGGAAATTTCGGATCAATTGCAGAGAAGCGGGGGCGGTATCAGCGTGAGTGACGGAAAGACCCTGGGAGAAAGGATGGCCTGGTTGATGCTGCACCCGGAAGAGTACGAAAAAAAAGGAGAGAGTGCCTATCTTGTTGTCCTGAATAATCTCGGTGCGGTCGAGCGGAATCTGGATCGGATATCAAAATGGGTGGATAGGATCGAAATTGGACTTGAAATCCATTCAGGATGA
- a CDS encoding ATP-binding cassette domain-containing protein, producing MKLYLRLIVYLKPYRLQFFGAIFCALMVSIMTGTYAWIVRPVMDELFIKKDTDMLMVIPVAIFVVALLKGIFFYAQAYLMQYVGNHIVADIRKEFYQHIVLLPIGYHAKNSTGQLMSTVINDVGMIQMAVSTVVKNVVQQTLTLIALSFVVFYQNWRLACIAVLVMPVMAYPLIRLGKRLRKVARIGQEKIADLTNVLQETFSGIRVVKGFGREDFEADRFSKKNMDYVKALMRSTSVSELVSPVMETISSLGVAAIIWYGGSQVMRETMTPGTFFSFMTATMLMYGPIKGLSTANNMLQQAIAAAERIFEVWDLKNERTMDEGKRILPSVQGSVEFQDVSFSYDGVASPALSKINLKANPGDIIALVGSSGAGKSTLVNMIPRFYDVQQGAILIDGVSTQEVTRSSLRSQIGIVSQEIVLFDDTVRWNIAYGVGEVSEEKVIAAAKAAYADGFIRKMPLGYDTMIEKAGMNLSGGERQRLAIARALLKDPPILILDEATSALDSKSEFMVRKALTDLMKDRTTFVIAHRLSTIHKASCILVVDHGKIVEMGRHEELIRRDGPYKKVYQMQFWDGEEKVDETPVDVEHA from the coding sequence ATGAAGCTTTACCTGCGTTTGATTGTTTATCTGAAACCGTATCGCCTTCAATTCTTTGGAGCGATCTTTTGCGCCTTGATGGTTTCCATTATGACGGGGACCTATGCTTGGATTGTTCGGCCGGTCATGGATGAACTTTTCATCAAAAAGGATACCGACATGCTGATGGTGATTCCGGTAGCGATATTTGTCGTTGCCCTCCTCAAGGGGATCTTCTTCTATGCTCAGGCATACTTGATGCAATATGTTGGAAATCACATTGTGGCTGATATCCGAAAAGAATTCTATCAGCACATTGTCTTACTTCCGATTGGATATCATGCAAAAAATTCGACGGGACAACTCATGTCCACGGTCATCAATGATGTGGGAATGATCCAGATGGCCGTCTCGACGGTGGTAAAGAATGTTGTTCAGCAGACCCTGACCTTGATCGCATTGTCTTTCGTTGTGTTCTATCAAAACTGGCGTCTGGCTTGTATTGCGGTGCTGGTGATGCCAGTCATGGCCTATCCACTGATTCGACTGGGAAAGAGGCTTCGAAAGGTTGCGCGTATCGGGCAGGAAAAGATTGCGGATTTGACCAATGTCCTCCAGGAGACCTTTTCCGGCATCCGTGTTGTGAAGGGTTTTGGCCGGGAGGACTTTGAAGCCGATCGTTTTTCCAAAAAGAACATGGATTATGTCAAGGCCTTGATGCGTTCCACGTCAGTGTCTGAACTGGTCTCTCCTGTGATGGAAACCATCTCAAGCCTTGGCGTCGCGGCGATTATCTGGTATGGCGGTTCTCAGGTGATGCGAGAGACGATGACGCCCGGGACATTTTTCTCCTTTATGACGGCGACGATGTTGATGTATGGTCCAATCAAGGGCCTTAGTACAGCAAACAATATGTTACAGCAGGCGATCGCGGCGGCAGAGCGGATCTTTGAGGTCTGGGATCTAAAGAACGAAAGAACCATGGACGAAGGTAAGCGGATCTTGCCGAGTGTGCAGGGCTCTGTCGAGTTTCAGGATGTTTCATTTTCTTATGACGGGGTGGCTTCTCCTGCACTTTCGAAGATCAACCTGAAGGCAAATCCAGGGGATATCATTGCATTGGTGGGGAGCAGCGGCGCGGGTAAGTCGACGCTGGTGAATATGATTCCCCGATTTTATGATGTTCAACAGGGTGCCATCCTCATCGATGGGGTTTCGACGCAAGAGGTGACACGTTCATCCCTGCGGAGCCAGATCGGAATTGTCAGTCAGGAGATTGTCCTCTTTGATGACACCGTTCGCTGGAATATCGCATATGGTGTGGGAGAGGTGTCAGAGGAGAAAGTCATCGCTGCAGCCAAAGCGGCCTATGCCGATGGCTTCATCCGTAAAATGCCCTTAGGATATGATACCATGATCGAAAAGGCAGGGATGAATCTTTCGGGAGGAGAGCGCCAACGTCTGGCGATTGCCCGCGCGCTCTTGAAAGACCCTCCCATCCTGATCCTGGATGAGGCGACCTCGGCCCTGGATTCGAAGTCAGAGTTCATGGTTCGAAAAGCGCTGACGGATCTCATGAAGGATCGGACCACTTTTGTGATTGCACATCGTCTTTCAACCATCCACAAGGCAAGCTGTATTCTTGTTGTTGACCACGGGAAAATTGTGGAGATGGGCCGCCATGAAGAATTGATTCGGAGGGATGGGCCTTATAAGAAGGTCTACCAGATGCAGTTCTGGGATGGAGAGGAGAAGGTGGATGAGACTCCGGTTGATGTCGAACATGCATGA
- a CDS encoding lipid-A-disaccharide synthase encodes MKYGSSNIRGTNPNVKVSRVMIVAGEASGDLHGGALARALLEKNPSLNLIGFGGDAMRQAGVNVRFDIEQLAVVGLFEVLFHIKTLIQAYWTACRLLREKIDLLVLIDYPDFNLCLAKSAKQLGIPVVYYVSPQIWAWRSGRIKTIAERIDQMLVILPFEKELYTSKNIPCEFVGHPLLDEVKQKGMPFSLGDPAEEASRKKAYLAKKGLDPLATTVGLLPGSRKREVLSHLPVMLQSMASLAKKIPGLQVLIPVASSLPQGLIEKLIRSSLLPIRCVEGEVYEVMRASQVMVVVSGTATLQGALAGTPMVIIYKLSWITYQIARLVIRLKWAGLANIVAEKPFIPELMQYDVTPENIAEEVGRLLKDEVEYEKMRQGLKVVASRLGTAGASDRAASVICRLLEKSMTLEGGFRNPDLPSEVRSIEKGRKLA; translated from the coding sequence ATGAAATACGGCAGCTCCAATATTCGGGGAACGAATCCGAATGTGAAGGTATCTCGTGTGATGATTGTGGCCGGAGAAGCATCTGGAGACCTTCACGGCGGGGCCTTGGCCCGTGCCTTGCTAGAGAAAAATCCCTCTCTTAATCTCATCGGTTTTGGCGGGGATGCGATGCGCCAGGCCGGAGTGAATGTTCGGTTTGACATTGAACAACTTGCCGTCGTGGGTTTATTTGAAGTTTTGTTCCATATCAAGACACTTATCCAGGCCTATTGGACTGCCTGCCGTCTCCTGAGAGAAAAGATCGATCTCCTTGTCTTGATTGATTATCCCGACTTTAATTTGTGTCTGGCAAAATCGGCAAAGCAGTTAGGGATTCCTGTGGTCTATTACGTCAGCCCGCAGATATGGGCTTGGCGTTCAGGCAGAATAAAGACGATTGCCGAACGAATCGACCAGATGCTGGTTATTCTTCCTTTTGAAAAAGAGCTATACACCTCGAAAAATATCCCTTGCGAGTTTGTGGGGCACCCTCTTCTTGATGAAGTAAAGCAGAAGGGGATGCCTTTTTCTTTAGGAGACCCGGCTGAGGAGGCATCCCGGAAGAAAGCTTACCTGGCGAAGAAAGGGCTCGATCCGCTTGCGACAACGGTGGGTCTTCTCCCAGGAAGTCGAAAGCGTGAGGTACTTTCTCACCTGCCCGTCATGCTTCAGTCGATGGCTTCACTTGCAAAAAAAATTCCAGGCTTGCAGGTCCTGATCCCTGTGGCTTCTTCGCTCCCCCAGGGGCTCATTGAAAAACTGATACGATCCTCTCTCCTCCCCATCCGATGTGTCGAAGGAGAGGTCTATGAGGTGATGCGTGCCTCTCAAGTCATGGTTGTGGTATCCGGAACAGCGACACTGCAGGGCGCTCTGGCTGGAACGCCGATGGTGATTATTTACAAGCTCTCATGGATTACCTATCAGATTGCGAGGCTGGTGATTCGATTGAAATGGGCCGGTTTGGCAAATATTGTGGCCGAAAAGCCCTTCATCCCGGAATTGATGCAATATGATGTGACGCCTGAGAACATCGCGGAAGAGGTCGGTCGACTTTTAAAGGACGAAGTCGAATATGAAAAAATGAGGCAGGGCTTGAAGGTGGTGGCGAGCCGCCTTGGCACCGCCGGGGCCTCGGATCGGGCGGCTTCCGTGATCTGCCGGCTCCTTGAGAAATCGATGACCTTAGAGGGCGGGTTTAGGAATCCTGACTTGCCTTCAGAAGTTCGTAGCATAGAAAAAGGAAGAAAACTGGCATGA
- a CDS encoding Gfo/Idh/MocA family oxidoreductase, with product MEKKKIKAAVVGVGSLGRHHARIYSELDQVELVGVSDLNMEQAKDIASKHHCEVFPDLASLSGKVDVASVVVPTKAHCQVAKNLLENGIDILLEKPMTSTVEEADQVLALAEKTGRILQVGHIEQFNSGVKKLKESLTQAHFIECHRMGPFATRGTDVHVILDLMIHDIDIILSLVPSEIVEIRAVGVPVLTPQIDIANVRLAFENGCVANVTASRVSMEKLRKIRIFQADSYLSLDYMNQELIVGKRIFREGEIPKVSVDKIKVEKEEPLKSEIEAFIHAVQTRSVPKVSGEAGRKALEVSLRIVELIQKER from the coding sequence ATGGAAAAGAAAAAAATAAAAGCGGCCGTCGTCGGCGTTGGATCTCTCGGTCGCCATCACGCGCGGATTTATTCAGAGCTTGATCAGGTTGAATTGGTCGGTGTTTCTGATCTGAATATGGAACAGGCGAAGGATATTGCGTCAAAGCATCACTGTGAGGTCTTTCCCGACCTGGCATCTTTGTCCGGGAAAGTGGATGTGGCCAGTGTTGTTGTTCCGACGAAGGCGCATTGTCAGGTTGCTAAAAATCTTCTTGAGAACGGGATCGATATTCTCCTGGAAAAGCCGATGACGTCGACGGTAGAGGAGGCCGACCAAGTTCTTGCCCTCGCGGAGAAAACCGGCCGGATACTCCAGGTGGGGCATATCGAGCAATTTAATTCGGGGGTTAAAAAATTGAAGGAGTCCCTGACGCAGGCCCATTTTATCGAATGCCATCGGATGGGACCGTTTGCCACTCGGGGAACCGATGTCCATGTTATCCTTGACCTGATGATCCATGATATCGATATTATCTTATCCTTGGTTCCTTCTGAAATTGTCGAGATTCGTGCCGTGGGCGTACCGGTCCTCACGCCTCAGATTGATATCGCGAATGTTCGGCTTGCTTTTGAAAACGGCTGTGTGGCCAATGTGACCGCCAGTCGGGTCTCTATGGAGAAACTTCGCAAGATCAGAATATTTCAGGCCGATTCCTATCTTTCTCTTGATTATATGAATCAAGAGTTGATCGTTGGAAAGCGCATTTTTCGGGAGGGGGAGATACCGAAGGTGAGCGTGGATAAGATTAAGGTTGAAAAAGAGGAACCCTTGAAGTCAGAGATTGAGGCTTTTATCCATGCCGTCCAGACCCGAAGTGTCCCGAAGGTATCTGGGGAGGCGGGCCGAAAAGCGCTTGAGGTGTCTCTTCGTATTGTTGAGTTGATCCAGAAAGAGAGGTAA